From a single Vitis vinifera cultivar Pinot Noir 40024 chromosome 18, ASM3070453v1 genomic region:
- the LOC104882517 gene encoding basic leucine zipper 4, which translates to MLDFQLPVLDETEIQELLSLFQTDHQVASQSGSEDTNPAVCSTDERKRKRMISNRESARRSRWRKKKHLENLSNEVNRLLVQNREYKHRLGSVTHQCHLVGRDNERLTYEYLALRTKLYDLYRILVTMQLQ; encoded by the coding sequence ATGCTGGATTTCCAACTCCCAGTTCTCGATGAAACCGAAATTCAGGAACTTCTGTCTCTTTTCCAAACCGACCACCAGGTCGCTTCGCAGTCCGGTTCCGAGGATACCAACCCAGCGGTTTGTTCGACTGATGAGCGGAAGCGAAAACGAATGATATCGAACAGGGAGTCAGCTCGGCGGTCTCGTTGGAGAAAGAAGAAGCATTTAGAAAACCTTTCGAACGAGGTGAACCGGTTGCTTGTCCAGAACCGGGAGTACAAGCACCGGTTGGGCTCAGTTACGCATCAGTGCCACCTAGTAGGGAGAGATAACGAGCGGCTGACATACGAATATTTGGCTCTCAGGACCAAACTTTACGACTTATATCGGATTTTGGTCACCATGCAGCTCCAATAA